Proteins encoded within one genomic window of Pedobacter africanus:
- a CDS encoding RNA polymerase sigma factor — protein MNIYSTHNDLELVALLKEGNEAAFAEIYERYHRLLYLYAYRKLKDDEDTKDLVQEVFTWLWNQRKNFELKTTLAGYLYKMVLNRVFDIFKHKNIVHKYIESGQHFIEIDSTETDYLIREKDIAGLIAREIAAMPPKMREIFELKNKAFLSTKEIASQLEISEHTVSTQLKRASKHLRTKLGIVVWLLYLLGR, from the coding sequence ATGAACATTTACAGCACACATAATGATCTGGAACTGGTTGCTTTATTGAAAGAAGGGAATGAAGCGGCCTTTGCTGAAATTTATGAGCGTTACCACAGGTTGCTGTATCTGTACGCCTACAGGAAGCTCAAAGATGATGAGGACACCAAAGATTTGGTTCAGGAAGTTTTTACCTGGCTATGGAACCAAAGAAAGAATTTTGAATTGAAAACTACCCTGGCCGGCTATTTATACAAAATGGTGCTCAACCGGGTTTTTGATATTTTTAAGCATAAAAATATCGTACATAAATACATTGAAAGTGGTCAGCACTTTATAGAAATAGATAGTACAGAAACTGATTATCTGATCAGGGAAAAGGATATTGCAGGGCTGATTGCCAGGGAAATTGCGGCCATGCCACCAAAGATGAGAGAGATATTTGAACTTAAAAACAAAGCCTTTCTAAGCACAAAAGAAATTGCCAGCCAGCTGGAAATCTCAGAACATACCGTTTCTACCCAGCTTAAAAGAGCTTCGAAACACCTTAGAACTAAACTGGGTATTGTAGTCTGGCTTTTATATCTCCTGGGGCGTTAA
- a CDS encoding FecR family protein produces MKKDIKDILSKLNKEKLSAEEEAMAKYWLHQLNQQEGNEVSETQLSAASEEIWAGIQKNKTPLAGKFALWLKISGIAATLTAAVFGFYLMKKPGTSVRYANDISPGKNTAILTTADGKVINLNDAKTGIVVEAAKLVYNDGTKVQIGDSSMIGRENMNVSTPRGGQFQIVLSDGTRVWLNSASYLRFPRSFGHLTERRVELSGEGYFEVAKDKLHPFIVNVDGQEARVLGTHFNINSYQENKAIKTTLLEGSLMVTGKNNKVILKPGQQSVLTPGQLNVGSADLEAAVSWKKGYFYFNDEKITEVMSTISRWYDIDVNYEGEISREGFTGAISRFTNISDVLIMLEGTGAVRFKIEGRRVTVMN; encoded by the coding sequence ATGAAAAAAGACATCAAAGATATATTAAGTAAGCTCAATAAGGAAAAGCTGAGTGCCGAAGAGGAGGCTATGGCCAAATATTGGCTGCATCAGCTTAATCAGCAAGAAGGAAATGAGGTTTCTGAGACACAGCTATCCGCAGCATCTGAAGAAATATGGGCCGGCATTCAGAAAAACAAAACACCTCTTGCCGGAAAGTTTGCACTATGGTTAAAAATTTCAGGTATTGCAGCCACACTAACAGCAGCTGTTTTTGGCTTTTACCTCATGAAAAAACCTGGAACGAGTGTTCGGTATGCGAACGATATTTCCCCAGGTAAGAACACAGCAATATTAACAACTGCCGATGGTAAAGTAATCAATCTTAACGATGCAAAAACGGGCATTGTTGTTGAAGCTGCTAAATTGGTGTATAACGACGGGACTAAAGTGCAGATTGGTGATTCTTCCATGATAGGACGTGAAAATATGAATGTAAGCACACCAAGGGGCGGACAATTTCAAATTGTTCTGTCTGATGGTACCCGAGTATGGTTAAATTCTGCGTCTTACTTACGGTTTCCCCGTAGCTTTGGCCACTTAACTGAACGGAGGGTAGAATTGTCGGGTGAGGGATATTTTGAAGTAGCTAAAGACAAACTGCACCCATTTATAGTAAATGTAGATGGACAGGAGGCCAGGGTGTTGGGAACGCACTTTAACATCAATAGTTATCAGGAGAATAAAGCGATTAAAACTACACTATTGGAAGGAAGCCTGATGGTGACTGGAAAAAATAATAAAGTGATCCTGAAACCGGGGCAGCAGTCGGTATTGACACCGGGGCAGTTGAATGTAGGCTCAGCCGATTTAGAAGCCGCAGTTTCCTGGAAAAAGGGATATTTTTATTTCAACGATGAGAAGATTACTGAGGTGATGTCAACAATCAGCCGCTGGTACGATATTGATGTCAATTATGAGGGGGAAATTAGCAGGGAAGGGTTTACCGGGGCCATATCCCGGTTTACAAACATCAGTGACGTATTGATTATGCTGGAAGGCACCGGAGCCGTTCGTTTTAAAATTGAAGGAAGGAGGGTCACCGTAATGAATTAA